The DNA sequence GTCAGCACCGCGGAACCGCCCGTGACGGTCGCCCTCGGTGCGATACTGTTCGCCGAACCGGTCACGGCGACGACCGTCGTCGGCGGCGTCCTGATCCTGACCGGCGTGATCGTGCTCGAACGGGAGTGACGAGGCGCGGACGAGGTCGATCGGATCCCCGTTCGGTTTCGATAGTCTCTGGAAATGGTTGTGACCGATCGGTCCATCACTCGCGTCGAAACTGACGTATCGACGACTATCTTTTATTACCTGTCATGTGGTATGATGGTTCGTACCATGGAATACCACCACGGGGATCGGCTCACACACGCGGGTGCACTTCCGACGATGGCGGCCGATCGGTACGGGGAGAAGACGGCGTTCTCGTTCATGGGGAGCGAGCAGAGCTACGAGGAGTTCGAGTCACAGGCGAACAGCGTCGCGAACGTCCTGGTCGACCACGGCGTCGAACCGGGCGATCGGGTCGGCCTGTTCATCCCGAACACGACGCAGTTCCCGTCGGCCTACTTCGGGATCCTCAAGGCGGGCGCGGTGGCGACGCCGCTGAACCTGCGGATGGATCCCGAGACGCTCGGGTACGTCATCCAGGACGCGGGCATCGACACGATGATCGCCTCCGCGTTCCTCGCGGAGGAGGCCCAGGAACTCGCGGCGGCCGCGGGCGTCGAGACGCTGTTCCTGCCCGGCGTCGCCGACGAAGAGCGCGGGGTCGTCAACTACTCGCACGCGACGATGGAGGCCGACGAGACGTTCGACCCGATCGATCGCGAGATGGACGATATCGCCGTCCAGCCGTACACCAGCGGCACGACGGGCCGGCCGAAGGGCGTCCTGCTCAGCCACCGGAACGTCCTCTCGACGCTCGAGAGCTACAGCCGCGGCGGGCTGGCGATCGACGCCGACGACTCGATCCTGCTCGTATTGCCGATGTTCCACATCTACGCGCTGAACGCCCTGATGGGGTCGTTCGTCTATCGCGGCGCGACGATGGTCCTGCAGCCCGAACCCGATCCGGTCGACATGCTCACAGCGATCGACGAGCACGACCTGACGAAGTTCGCGGGCGTCCCGGCGATGTACACCATGATGTTCCGGGAGTATCGCGAGAACCCCGACGAGTACGACGTCTCGTCGCTGGACGACGTCACCTGCGCGGCCGCGCCGCTGGCCGAGGAGGTCCGCCGGAGCATCGAGGAGGCCTGGAACGTGCCCGTCGTCGAAGGGTGGGGTATGACCGAGACGTCGCCCGGCGGCACGCTCGAACCGGCCCGCGGCGTTCGCAAGGAGGCCGGCTGTATCGGTCCGCCGTTGCCGAACATCGAGTTGAAGATCGTCGATCCGGCGACCCGCGAGACGAAGATCGCGCCGGACGACCTCGAACCGTTCCCGGATCCCGAGATCGACTTCGACGACGAGGAGGCGGTGACGGGCGAACTCGCGATCCGCGGGCCGAACGTCTTCGAGGGGTATCACAACCGTCGCGAGAAGACCGACGAGGTGTTCGACGACGAGGGCTGGTTCTACACCGAGGACGTCGCCCGCGTCGACGAGGACGGCTACTTCTGGATGGTCGATCGGGCCGACGACATGATCCTCACCGGCGGGAACAACGTCTACCCGGCGGAGGTCGAGGACGCGCTGTACGAGCACCCCGACGTCGCGGAGGCCGCGGTCGTCGCCGCACCCCACGAGGTGAAAGGCGAGGCCCCGGTCGCGTTCGTCGTCCCCGAGGCGGGATCGGACGTCTCCGAGGCCGACCTGCGCGCGTTCGCGCTCGATCGAGTCGCGACCTACGCCCACCCGCGGCGGGTGTTCGTGGTCGAGGAACTCCCCCGTAGCGCGACCCAGAAGGTCCAGCGCTACGTCCTCGAGGAGGAAGTCGAGGAGCGACTCGACGAACCGCTCCAGTCGACGGACGAGGAACTGTAGAATCGGCCCTCACTCGGGGAATCCGGAACCGACGATCCGACGCAGACAGGACGGCCTCCGCCCGGTAGATTCGTCCGCGGCGCACCCTAGATTCATCCTGCTCCGTCGTGTGGGACCCCTGAGACGCGCCCCAGCGCACCGATCGAGTCGGCGCGCCGGCCTGCTCGGTTCTCGAACCGGCGGCCCCGGGCCGTGCCTCCGAACGCGACTCCCCCACGACACGTATGAACCAGCGAACCCGCGTCACCGTCGCCGTCGGCGTCATCGTCCTGTTGATCGCGTCACTCGGGATCCAGGCGATCGCGATCGATCGGTCCCCGAACGTCGTCGACGAGGGCGACAGGTATCCGGGGAACACGCTCGTCGGCGTCCACTCGTTCTCCAGCGAGGGGCGTATCGTCGAACTGTCGCCCGACGGCGAGGTCGTCTGGGAGTGGTCGGTGCCGGACTCGCGCGTCTTCGGCGTCGAACGACTCGACGAGCGGACGGTGCTCGCGGCCGTCGCGGTCAGGATCCCCGACGACGACTGCGACGCGGAGTACCTCGAGTACGAGGAGGAGGACGAACACTGCGTCCACAATCGCGTCGTCGAGATCGACACCGAGACGGACGCAGTCGTCTGGGAGTACGACTGGTACGACGAGTTCATCGCCGACCACGAGGTCCACGACGTCGAGCGCCTCGAGAACGGCGAGACGGCGATCGTCGACACGGGGGCCGATCGCGCGTTCACCGTCGATCGCGACGGCGAGATCACCTGGGAGTGGCAGGCCGAGGAGCACCTGACGCCCGGCACCCCGTTCTACGAGGCGTACGGCGGCCCCGAGAAGGAGGGAGAACACGACGACTGGACGCACGTGAACGACATCGATCGACTGGAGAACGGCAACTTCCAGTTGAGCATCCGCAACTTCGACGTGATCGTCGAGGTGGACCCGGAGACCGACGACGTCGTCGACGTCATCGGTACCCCTGGCGATCACGACGTCATGGCCAGACAGCACAATCCACACCGCATCGAAGCCGCGGAGACGATCGTCGTCGCGGACAGCGGGAACGATCGCATCGTCGAACTCGACACGGCGTCCGAAGAACGCGTCTGGCAGTACACCGGCCCGCCGGGCGATCGCCTCCAGTGGCCCAGGGACGCCGATCGATTGCCCAACGGAAACACGCTGATCACGGACACCCGGAACAACCGCGTGCTCGAGGTCAACCCTGACGGCGAGATCGTCTGGCAGTTCCACGATCCCCGCGGCGAGGTGATGCCGCAGCCGTACGAGGCCGACCGGGTCGGCGTCGGCGAACGATCGGACGTCCCGCCGGGGTCCGAACTGACCGACGTCGACGGCGAACCTGGCCCAGTCGAGTCGACGGTTCGGGAGTGGGAGGCCATGGCCCGATACGTCTTCCCGACGTGGATGCACCTCCCGCAGCTACTGCACGTCGTCGGCATCGCCCTCGGCGCGCTGTGGCTCTGTGCGGAGGGGGCCGTCTTCGCCTGGCGACGGCTCACCGCCGATCGGCGGTGAGCCGTGGTCGGTCGTCGGCGATCGGCGATCGGTGATCGGGACGCGATCGCTCATCGGGATGCCTCGTCCGTCACCGGGATGCCTTGTACGTGAGAAACACCGCCGTCCCGAGCGCCGCGGCGTACCACAGCGTCCCCACGCGGATCACGATCGTGGCGGCCGCCGCGACGGCTTCCGGGTAGCCGAACGTAACCAGCACGCCGACCATCGAGGCCTCCGCGGCCGCGAGTCCCCCGGGGAGCATCGACACGGCGCCGACGACCGATCCGAGACCGAAGACGAACAGGCCGATCACGACGCCCGCCTCGACGCCGAACCCGTCGAGTACCAGCCAGAGCGCGACTCCCTCGAGCCCCCAGGCCGCGAGGCTGAACAGGGTCGAGACGACCAGCGGACGGACCTGGAACAGGCGGTACGCGCTCTCGTAGAACTGTTCCAGTTCGGACGCGTGGCCCCCGACGACCGGGAGCGACTCGAGTCGATCGAGGATCGCCAGACAGGCCCGTCGCCACTGGAGCAGGCCGATCCCGGCCCCGATGGCGCCGAGGACGACGACGATCGGGAGCGACGATCGGCTGTAGACGACCAGTCCGAGCGCGGCCATCGCGCCGAGGGCGACGAGGTCCGTCACCCGCTCGGCGCCGACGACGGAGGTGGTCTTGCTCGCGGGCACGCCGCGGTTGTCTCTGAGGAACCACGCCTTCCAGACCTCGCCGGCCTTCCCGGGCGTGACGACCATCATCAGACCGCTGAAGAAGGTGATGGCGCTCGCGTCGAGCGGAACGTCGACCTCGAGGTACCGGAGGTAGTAGTGCCACTTGGCGAACCGGAAGCCGTAGCCGACGGTCGTCAGGCCGAGGACGGCCGCGAACGTCCGCCAGTCGACGGCCACGAGGGCGCTCGTCACGTCGCCGACGTCCGCGTAGACGGCGAGACCGAGGAAGACGACGACCGAGAACAGCGCCGTCACCCAGACGCCGTGGTCGCGGACGACCGCCCGGCCGCGATCGACGACGGTCTCGCTGTAGTCGCTCATCGCCGCAGCATTCCCCCCGACGTGAGGCTCGCGACGGCGCGACTGGAGACGGTCCGGAACTGGTGGAGTTTCGTCGCGACGTGTCCCGAGAGGTAGCGTCCGCGGCCGCCCGGTCGCACGCGCCCGTCGCGGACGGCGTCCGCGAGCGAGCCGCCGCCCTCGACGCTGGTGTACGCCCGGCCGACTTCCATCGGGAAGTGCGCGTCGCTCCCGCCGGTCGCCGGCAGGTCGCGGGCGGTCGCGAACGCCGCCGCGCGATCGTTGAACCGGCGGCGGACGCACCGGGAGTTCACCGCTTCGACGCCGTCGACGGCGGCCGCGAGGGCGTCGAGGTCCGTCTCGTAGTACTGTCGTAGCGCGTCGAACGGGTGCGAGAGAACGGCGACGCCGCCCTGCTCGTGGACGCGATCGACGACCGTCAGCGGGTCGGTCCGGGGCGGCGCCTCCGTGACGTCGATCGCGAGCAGGTGCCCCTCGGTCGTCGTCACCTCGACCCCGGGGACCACGTCGAGGTCGTCCGGCGCGGCGTCTCGAACGGCGTCGACGTTGGCGAGCGTGTCGTGATCGGTGACGACGATCCCGTCGAGTCCGGCGTCGGCCGCCGCCGCGGCCACGCGATCGGGCGACGCGCTCGAGCAGGGCGAGGCGTCCGTGTGCACCTGGAGATCGTACCGTTGCGTCATGCTGGTCTCGATGTGGAGCGGTGTGTTCGAGTCACGTGATCAGCCCGAGTAGTCGGACCGGAACCTCGTAAAGGACCGCGACGACGAGCAGTCCCCAGACGGCGAGATTGACGAGAAACGGGTGATCTCCGAAGAGGAACGTCGGGTCGCCGCCCAGATTTTGCGTGTGAGCGAGGAAGTGGTAGCGGAAGGCCGCGAAGAAGGCGAACGGGAGCGTGGACATCATCCACAGTCCGCCGCGGAAGAACGTGTACAGCGAGTAGGAGACGACCAGCGCGGCGAGGACGACGACGAGCAACTGGTCGAGGATCTCCTCGGTGTACTCGGCGAGAGTCCCGCGCGACGCGGCCGGATCGTCGCTGACGGCCATCTCGTGGCGGCGCTTTCCGATCGCGAGCATCAGGGCCCCGAGGAACGTACAGACGACGAGCCAGGGACTCAGGTAGACGTCGATGGCGACGACGCCCGCGATCGCCCGCAGGACGAACCCGATCGCGACGATCATCACGTCGACGATGACGATTTCTTTCAGAAACGAGGAGTAGAGGGCGTTCTGGCCGAGGTAGGTGAGCACGACGAGGAGGAACAGCGGGCCGACGTACCACGAGAGCGCGAGGCCGACGACGAAGAGCACGAGCGCGAACGACACCGCGACGGGGATCGGGACCTGTCCGCTGGCGATGGGACGGTGCTTCTTCCGCGGGTGGTTTCGGTCTTCCTCGATATCGAGAATGTCGTTGCCGATGTATGTCGTCCCCGCGACGGCACAGAATGCGACGATTCCGAGGGCGACGTTCGTGACCGCGATCGGATCGAACAGACTCCTGGAGAAGACGAGCCCCAGAAGCAGCACGCTCTGCTTGTACCACTGCCAGGGGCGCATCTCCTTTACCAGGCCGGAAAGGGTTACCACGACCCGACTCCGGGTGGCATGGGCGCGGGCCATCTGTCCCTATCGCCCCACGCAGGACGGCAAAAAGATCCGGCTTGCTTGTGACCGATTCACGGGTATACCCTGACGCTAATCGGCGGTAAGTACCGGACGAACGGTCGTCCAGAGCGGCAGGGGGGGGCACCGAGCGTTCGAATACTTCGCTTCGAGAAACGAAACCGAACGACCGGGTGTGATACCCGGTCCGTCGAACGTCCGTACCAGCCGTGTGGTGCGCTTACGTGCCACGTACTCGAGCGACCGGATACGAGCGGGACGGCCGGTACCGTAATGTACCATTGCGGTGTGAACAACCGCTGACCATCGTCCCGTTTCTACGACGCGAAACGATTGCTCGTCTCGAAGTCGGCGTCCGTTCAGTCGCACCGCCGTGGCCCCGGGATTCTGAGCTGTATAAGGAGTATTCCGCCAGTACAAGAGCCGCTACTCGGCGATACACTATTGGGGCACCGTATTGACGTCCCGCCTGAAATCACGATGAGCGATAGCGAGCACGCCACCGACGACTCGAACGGTTCGGTTCTCGTGACGGGGGGCACCGGTTTCCTCGGCCTCCACACGTGCCAGTACTTCCGCGATCGGGGCTGGGACGTCACTGCGCTCGATCTCAAGCCCTTCGAGGAGGAAGACGACACTGATGGCCTCGGGTTCGTCGAGGGGGACGTCCGGAGCGAGAGTGACGTGGCCGACGCGATCGAGGAGAGCGGTGCCACCGCCGTCGTGCACGCGGCGGCCGCGCTCCCGCTCTGGGACGCCGATCGCATCCGCGAGACGACCATCGACGGAACGCGGAACGTGCTCTGGGCGGCGAACGAACGCGACGTCGATCGGGTCTGTTACATCTCCTCGACCGCGGTCTACGGGACCCACGACGAACACCCCATCACCGAGGAGTCACCCCTGGATGGGGTCGGCGCCTACGGCGAGGCCAAGATCCAGGCCGAGAAGGTCTGCCAGGACTTCCGCCGCATGGGGATGTGCGTCCCGATCCTTCGTCCGAAGACGTTCATCGGGCCGCAGCGACTCGGCGTCTTCCAGGTCCTGTTCGACTGGATCGAGGACGGCGCGAACGTCCCCCTCGTCGGGTGGGGGAACAACCGCTACCAGCTGTTGCACGTCCACGACCTCGTCACCGCTATCGAGTTGCTGCTCACCGGCGACGAGGCCGACGTCAACGACACGTTCAACGTCGGCGCCGACGAGTTCGGCACGATGAAGGAGGACTTCCAGGCTCCGATCGACCACGCGGGGACGGGCAAGCGAACGATCGGGACGCCCGCCACCCTCACGGTCGCGGTCCTCCGCGCATTGGAGAAACTGAACCTCTCGCCACTGTACCCGTGGGTCTACGAGACGGCCCACGAGGACTCCTACGTCTCCGTCGAGAAACTGAAACGCCTCGGCTGGGAGCCCGAGTATTCCAACCGGGAGGCGCTCGTGGAGACCTACGAGTGGTACCTGGAGCAGTACGAGGCCGACGATGCGGGTGACGAGACCGGCCTCGACCACCGCGTCGCGTGGGATCAGGGAGCCCTCGCCGTCGCGAAGAAGGTTTCACAGCACATCTGAGATGGCTGTGCGTTCACGTC is a window from the Halosolutus amylolyticus genome containing:
- a CDS encoding aryl-sulfate sulfotransferase; its protein translation is MNQRTRVTVAVGVIVLLIASLGIQAIAIDRSPNVVDEGDRYPGNTLVGVHSFSSEGRIVELSPDGEVVWEWSVPDSRVFGVERLDERTVLAAVAVRIPDDDCDAEYLEYEEEDEHCVHNRVVEIDTETDAVVWEYDWYDEFIADHEVHDVERLENGETAIVDTGADRAFTVDRDGEITWEWQAEEHLTPGTPFYEAYGGPEKEGEHDDWTHVNDIDRLENGNFQLSIRNFDVIVEVDPETDDVVDVIGTPGDHDVMARQHNPHRIEAAETIVVADSGNDRIVELDTASEERVWQYTGPPGDRLQWPRDADRLPNGNTLITDTRNNRVLEVNPDGEIVWQFHDPRGEVMPQPYEADRVGVGERSDVPPGSELTDVDGEPGPVESTVREWEAMARYVFPTWMHLPQLLHVVGIALGALWLCAEGAVFAWRRLTADRR
- a CDS encoding lysylphosphatidylglycerol synthase transmembrane domain-containing protein, translating into MSDYSETVVDRGRAVVRDHGVWVTALFSVVVFLGLAVYADVGDVTSALVAVDWRTFAAVLGLTTVGYGFRFAKWHYYLRYLEVDVPLDASAITFFSGLMMVVTPGKAGEVWKAWFLRDNRGVPASKTTSVVGAERVTDLVALGAMAALGLVVYSRSSLPIVVVLGAIGAGIGLLQWRRACLAILDRLESLPVVGGHASELEQFYESAYRLFQVRPLVVSTLFSLAAWGLEGVALWLVLDGFGVEAGVVIGLFVFGLGSVVGAVSMLPGGLAAAEASMVGVLVTFGYPEAVAAAATIVIRVGTLWYAAALGTAVFLTYKASR
- a CDS encoding NAD-dependent epimerase/dehydratase family protein produces the protein MSDSEHATDDSNGSVLVTGGTGFLGLHTCQYFRDRGWDVTALDLKPFEEEDDTDGLGFVEGDVRSESDVADAIEESGATAVVHAAAALPLWDADRIRETTIDGTRNVLWAANERDVDRVCYISSTAVYGTHDEHPITEESPLDGVGAYGEAKIQAEKVCQDFRRMGMCVPILRPKTFIGPQRLGVFQVLFDWIEDGANVPLVGWGNNRYQLLHVHDLVTAIELLLTGDEADVNDTFNVGADEFGTMKEDFQAPIDHAGTGKRTIGTPATLTVAVLRALEKLNLSPLYPWVYETAHEDSYVSVEKLKRLGWEPEYSNREALVETYEWYLEQYEADDAGDETGLDHRVAWDQGALAVAKKVSQHI
- a CDS encoding decaprenyl-phosphate phosphoribosyltransferase, which codes for MARAHATRSRVVVTLSGLVKEMRPWQWYKQSVLLLGLVFSRSLFDPIAVTNVALGIVAFCAVAGTTYIGNDILDIEEDRNHPRKKHRPIASGQVPIPVAVSFALVLFVVGLALSWYVGPLFLLVVLTYLGQNALYSSFLKEIVIVDVMIVAIGFVLRAIAGVVAIDVYLSPWLVVCTFLGALMLAIGKRRHEMAVSDDPAASRGTLAEYTEEILDQLLVVVLAALVVSYSLYTFFRGGLWMMSTLPFAFFAAFRYHFLAHTQNLGGDPTFLFGDHPFLVNLAVWGLLVVAVLYEVPVRLLGLIT
- a CDS encoding class I adenylate-forming enzyme family protein; the encoded protein is MEYHHGDRLTHAGALPTMAADRYGEKTAFSFMGSEQSYEEFESQANSVANVLVDHGVEPGDRVGLFIPNTTQFPSAYFGILKAGAVATPLNLRMDPETLGYVIQDAGIDTMIASAFLAEEAQELAAAAGVETLFLPGVADEERGVVNYSHATMEADETFDPIDREMDDIAVQPYTSGTTGRPKGVLLSHRNVLSTLESYSRGGLAIDADDSILLVLPMFHIYALNALMGSFVYRGATMVLQPEPDPVDMLTAIDEHDLTKFAGVPAMYTMMFREYRENPDEYDVSSLDDVTCAAAPLAEEVRRSIEEAWNVPVVEGWGMTETSPGGTLEPARGVRKEAGCIGPPLPNIELKIVDPATRETKIAPDDLEPFPDPEIDFDDEEAVTGELAIRGPNVFEGYHNRREKTDEVFDDEGWFYTEDVARVDEDGYFWMVDRADDMILTGGNNVYPAEVEDALYEHPDVAEAAVVAAPHEVKGEAPVAFVVPEAGSDVSEADLRAFALDRVATYAHPRRVFVVEELPRSATQKVQRYVLEEEVEERLDEPLQSTDEEL
- a CDS encoding PHP domain-containing protein; this translates as MTQRYDLQVHTDASPCSSASPDRVAAAAADAGLDGIVVTDHDTLANVDAVRDAAPDDLDVVPGVEVTTTEGHLLAIDVTEAPPRTDPLTVVDRVHEQGGVAVLSHPFDALRQYYETDLDALAAAVDGVEAVNSRCVRRRFNDRAAAFATARDLPATGGSDAHFPMEVGRAYTSVEGGGSLADAVRDGRVRPGGRGRYLSGHVATKLHQFRTVSSRAVASLTSGGMLRR